GACGTGCGCGATGTTGATGGTGATACCGCGCTGGCGCTCCTCGGGAGCCTTGTCGATCTCGTCGAAGGGGGTGAAGGGGTTGAGGTCCGGGTACTCGTCGTGCAGGACCTTGGAGATCGCGGCGGTCAGCGTCGTCTTGCCGTGGTCGACGTGACCGATCGTTCCGATGTTGACGTGCGGCTTGGTCCGCTCGAACTTGGCCTTGGCCACTGGTGTCCTCCTGGGACTCGGGTAGTTCTCTTCGTCGGGAGTCGACTAACACATGTTAGCCGCACCGGCTGCGAGAGTGTCTACGGTGAATTGTTGGAAATCTTACTTGTACGGGTCGCCCCGGGCGCAATTCCGGGGCATCCGGGGCGGGTGAAACGGCTCTCGCCGCTCCCCCGCCCCCGGACGTTGGCTGCGGGTTACTCGCCCCTGGCCTTGGCGATGACCTCGTCGGCGACGTTCTTGGGAACCTCGGCGTAGGAGTCGAACTCCATGGAGTACACGGCACGCCCCTGCGTCTTGGAGCGCAGGTCGCCGACGTATCCGAACATCTCCGAAAGCGGGACATTGGCCTTAATGACCTTCACGCCCTGCGCGTCCTCCATGGACTGGACCATGCCGCGCCGGGAGTTCAGATCGCCGATCACGTCGCCCATGTACTCCTCGGGGGTGCGCACCTCCACGGCCATGACCGGCTCGAGCAGAACCGGCTTGGCGCGCTTGGCGCCCTCCTTAAATGCCATGGAGCCGGCAATCTTGAAGGCCATCTCGGAGGAGTCGACCTCGTGGTAGCTGCCGTCGACCAGGGTGGCCTTGACGTCCACCATGGGGTAGCCGGCCAGCACGCCGGTGGTCATGGCCTCCTGCACGCCGGCGTCCACGCTGGGAATGAACTCGCGCGGCACGCGACCGCCGGTGACGGCATTGGCGAACTCGTAGTGCTTGTTCGCCTCCTCCTCATCGGCGTTGTCATTCACAAGCGGCTCGAAGGTCATGAGCACCTTCGCGAACTGACCGGAGCCACCGGTCTGCTTCTTGTGGGTGTATTCGACCTTGTCGACCTTCTTGCGGATGGTCTCGCGGTAGGCGACCATCGGGTTGCCGACATTCGCCTCCACCTTGAATTCCCGGCGCATACGGTCAACGAACACGTCCAGGTGCAGCTCGCCCATACCGCCGATGACGGTCTGGCCGGTCTCCTCGTCGAGTTCAACCGTGAAGGTCGGGTCCTCCTCGGAGAGCTTCTGGATGGCCACCCCGAGCTTCTCCTGGTCGCCCTTGGTCTTGGGCTCAATGGCCACGTGGATGACCGGGTCCGGGAAGGTCATGGACTCCAGGATGACCGGGTCGCCCTGGGCACACAGGGTGTCACCGGTGGTGACGTCCTTCAGGCCGATGAAGGCGTAGATGTGGCCGGCGTGGGCCTCCTCCACCGGGTTCTCCTTGTTGGAGTGCATCTGGAAGAGCTTGCCGACACGCTCCTTACGACCCTTGGTGGCATTGAGGACCGTGTCGCCCTGCGAGACCTTGCCGGAGTAGACGCGCACGTACACCAGCTTGCCGTAGAAGGGGTGCGTGGCGACCTTGAAGGCCAGCGCAGAGAAGGGCTCGTTCTCATCCGACTTGCGGGTCAGGACCTTGGACTCGTCGCCCGGGGCATGACCTTCGACAGCCGGCACGTCCAGCGGCGAGGGCAGGTAGTCGAGCACGCCGTCGAGCACGGGCTGGATGCCCTTGTTCTTGAAGGCGGATCCGGCGAAGACCGGGAAGGCCTGGCCGGCGATGGTGAGCTTGCGGATGCCGCGCTTGATCTCGGCGACCGTGAGCTCCTCCCCCTCCAAGTACTTCTCCATGAGCTCGTCGTCGGCCTCGGCAACCGTTTCGACAAGTTCGCCT
This genomic stretch from Actinomyces qiguomingii harbors:
- the fusA gene encoding elongation factor G encodes the protein MALDVLTDLTKVRNIGIMAHIDAGKTTVTERILFYTGINYKIGETHDGASTMDWMEQEQERGITITSAATTCFWKDNQINIIDTPGHVDFTVEVERSLRVLDGAVAVFDGKEGVEPQSETVWRQADKYNVPRICYINKMDKLGADFDFSVQTIRDRLHATPIVVNFPIGAENEFSGVVDVIEMRAIRFPEKDADGKDTRGSVVEYEEIPAELVSRAEALRGELVETVAEADDELMEKYLEGEELTVAEIKRGIRKLTIAGQAFPVFAGSAFKNKGIQPVLDGVLDYLPSPLDVPAVEGHAPGDESKVLTRKSDENEPFSALAFKVATHPFYGKLVYVRVYSGKVSQGDTVLNATKGRKERVGKLFQMHSNKENPVEEAHAGHIYAFIGLKDVTTGDTLCAQGDPVILESMTFPDPVIHVAIEPKTKGDQEKLGVAIQKLSEEDPTFTVELDEETGQTVIGGMGELHLDVFVDRMRREFKVEANVGNPMVAYRETIRKKVDKVEYTHKKQTGGSGQFAKVLMTFEPLVNDNADEEEANKHYEFANAVTGGRVPREFIPSVDAGVQEAMTTGVLAGYPMVDVKATLVDGSYHEVDSSEMAFKIAGSMAFKEGAKRAKPVLLEPVMAVEVRTPEEYMGDVIGDLNSRRGMVQSMEDAQGVKVIKANVPLSEMFGYVGDLRSKTQGRAVYSMEFDSYAEVPKNVADEVIAKARGE